In the genome of Rhodamnia argentea isolate NSW1041297 chromosome 3, ASM2092103v1, whole genome shotgun sequence, one region contains:
- the LOC115725941 gene encoding vacuolar protein sorting-associated protein 25 isoform X3, which produces MQTLGNFKLPPFFNYPPYFTLQPVRDTREKQVQLWKELILDYCKTQKISVIGLEEEFPLFSNPAIERSLTHEAREAFLAALVSEAGRAEWLDKGHRKCLILWHRIQDWADILLNFVKDNGLEDSVMTVEEIRSGPESRGTDLQGVDRIILMRALKLLEHKGKLAIFKGTSADDEGIKFSR; this is translated from the exons ATGCAGACGCTGGGCAATTTCAAGTTACCCCCTTTCTTCAATTACCCTCCTTATTTCAC CTTGCAGCCAGTAAGGGACACGCGAGAGAAGCAAGTGCAACTCTGGAAGGAACTTATCCTTGATTACTGTAAAACGCAAAAGATATCTGTGATTGGATTGGAAGAAGAGTTTCCACTGTTTTCAAATCCTGCGATTGAGA GATCTCTTACTCATGAAGCAAGGGAAGCATTTCTTGCTGCCTTAGTTTCTGAGG CAGGACGTGCAGAATGGTTGGACAAAGGACACAGGAAGTGTCTCATTCTCTGGCACCGCATTCAAGACTGGGCTGATATTTTATTAAACTTC GTGAAAGATAATGGGCTGGAGGACTCTGTGATGACGGTTGAGGAAATACGTTCTGGGCCTGAATCTCGTGGGACAG ATCTTCAAGGAGTGGATCGCATCATCCTCATGCGAGCTTTGAAACTACTAGAACACAAGGGGAAGCTTGCGATTTTCAAAGGGACTTCTGCGGATGACGAAGGCATTAAATTCTCTCGTTAA
- the LOC115725941 gene encoding vacuolar protein sorting-associated protein 25 isoform X4 → MQTLGNFKLPPFFNYPPYFTLQPVRDTREKQVQLWKELILDYCKTQKISVIGLEEEFPLFSNPAIERSLTHEAREAFLAALVSEGRAEWLDKGHRKCLILWHRIQDWADILLNFVKDNGLEDSVMTVEEIRSGPESRGTDLQGVDRIILMRALKLLEHKGKLAIFKGTSADDEGIKFSR, encoded by the exons ATGCAGACGCTGGGCAATTTCAAGTTACCCCCTTTCTTCAATTACCCTCCTTATTTCAC CTTGCAGCCAGTAAGGGACACGCGAGAGAAGCAAGTGCAACTCTGGAAGGAACTTATCCTTGATTACTGTAAAACGCAAAAGATATCTGTGATTGGATTGGAAGAAGAGTTTCCACTGTTTTCAAATCCTGCGATTGAGA GATCTCTTACTCATGAAGCAAGGGAAGCATTTCTTGCTGCCTTAGTTTCTGAGG GACGTGCAGAATGGTTGGACAAAGGACACAGGAAGTGTCTCATTCTCTGGCACCGCATTCAAGACTGGGCTGATATTTTATTAAACTTC GTGAAAGATAATGGGCTGGAGGACTCTGTGATGACGGTTGAGGAAATACGTTCTGGGCCTGAATCTCGTGGGACAG ATCTTCAAGGAGTGGATCGCATCATCCTCATGCGAGCTTTGAAACTACTAGAACACAAGGGGAAGCTTGCGATTTTCAAAGGGACTTCTGCGGATGACGAAGGCATTAAATTCTCTCGTTAA
- the LOC115725941 gene encoding vacuolar protein sorting-associated protein 25 isoform X1 gives MQTLGNFKLPPFFNYPPYFTLQPVRDTREKQVQLWKELILDYCKTQKISVIGLEEEFPLFSNPAIESKDLFINLCISAGSLTHEAREAFLAALVSEAGRAEWLDKGHRKCLILWHRIQDWADILLNFVKDNGLEDSVMTVEEIRSGPESRGTDLQGVDRIILMRALKLLEHKGKLAIFKGTSADDEGIKFSR, from the exons ATGCAGACGCTGGGCAATTTCAAGTTACCCCCTTTCTTCAATTACCCTCCTTATTTCAC CTTGCAGCCAGTAAGGGACACGCGAGAGAAGCAAGTGCAACTCTGGAAGGAACTTATCCTTGATTACTGTAAAACGCAAAAGATATCTGTGATTGGATTGGAAGAAGAGTTTCCACTGTTTTCAAATCCTGCGATTGAGAGTAAGGAccttttcatcaatttatgcattAG TGCAGGATCTCTTACTCATGAAGCAAGGGAAGCATTTCTTGCTGCCTTAGTTTCTGAGG CAGGACGTGCAGAATGGTTGGACAAAGGACACAGGAAGTGTCTCATTCTCTGGCACCGCATTCAAGACTGGGCTGATATTTTATTAAACTTC GTGAAAGATAATGGGCTGGAGGACTCTGTGATGACGGTTGAGGAAATACGTTCTGGGCCTGAATCTCGTGGGACAG ATCTTCAAGGAGTGGATCGCATCATCCTCATGCGAGCTTTGAAACTACTAGAACACAAGGGGAAGCTTGCGATTTTCAAAGGGACTTCTGCGGATGACGAAGGCATTAAATTCTCTCGTTAA
- the LOC115725941 gene encoding vacuolar protein sorting-associated protein 25 isoform X2 encodes MQTLGNFKLPPFFNYPPYFTLQPVRDTREKQVQLWKELILDYCKTQKISVIGLEEEFPLFSNPAIESKDLFINLCISAGSLTHEAREAFLAALVSEGRAEWLDKGHRKCLILWHRIQDWADILLNFVKDNGLEDSVMTVEEIRSGPESRGTDLQGVDRIILMRALKLLEHKGKLAIFKGTSADDEGIKFSR; translated from the exons ATGCAGACGCTGGGCAATTTCAAGTTACCCCCTTTCTTCAATTACCCTCCTTATTTCAC CTTGCAGCCAGTAAGGGACACGCGAGAGAAGCAAGTGCAACTCTGGAAGGAACTTATCCTTGATTACTGTAAAACGCAAAAGATATCTGTGATTGGATTGGAAGAAGAGTTTCCACTGTTTTCAAATCCTGCGATTGAGAGTAAGGAccttttcatcaatttatgcattAG TGCAGGATCTCTTACTCATGAAGCAAGGGAAGCATTTCTTGCTGCCTTAGTTTCTGAGG GACGTGCAGAATGGTTGGACAAAGGACACAGGAAGTGTCTCATTCTCTGGCACCGCATTCAAGACTGGGCTGATATTTTATTAAACTTC GTGAAAGATAATGGGCTGGAGGACTCTGTGATGACGGTTGAGGAAATACGTTCTGGGCCTGAATCTCGTGGGACAG ATCTTCAAGGAGTGGATCGCATCATCCTCATGCGAGCTTTGAAACTACTAGAACACAAGGGGAAGCTTGCGATTTTCAAAGGGACTTCTGCGGATGACGAAGGCATTAAATTCTCTCGTTAA
- the LOC115725934 gene encoding LOW QUALITY PROTEIN: zinc finger CCCH domain-containing protein 48-like (The sequence of the model RefSeq protein was modified relative to this genomic sequence to represent the inferred CDS: deleted 1 base in 1 codon), giving the protein MDIKTARSTVGRPQKSAAHHNQLRTAPAGHNVCSFWLKGRCNRNPCKYLHDASLAPNVYHRAAKQSSDTGEDCPGKGPESSPVNSASSTSRERGDSTTDKNPQKPREKVCHYWISGNCVKGDACPSLHSWFQGVDFAMLAKLKGHKKCVSGIALPPGSTKLYSGSKDGTARIWDCHTGQCVQVVNLGGEVGCFGYEGPWVFVGMPNTVKAWNTHNGASYDISGAVGQVYAMEVGKNMLFAGVQDGAILVWKGCSEADPFQMAAPLTGHNRAVVSLIVGRGRLYSGSIDRTIRVWDLHTMECVQELVGHTDVVMSLLCWDQYLISGSLDQTVKVWIATEGGSLEVAYTHHVDHGILAMSGMTDAGGKPVLLCACIDNTVHLYELPSFTERGKIFSRREVRTLQTAPGGLFFTGDDAGMLTVWNWLDFPKSQKEQLPHSMESC; this is encoded by the exons ATGGATATTAAGACAGCGAGGAGTACTGTGGGTCGGCCACAGAAATCAGCTGCTCATCATAATCAACTTCGAACAGCACCAGCAGGACACAACGTTTGTAGCTTCTGGTTAAAAGGGAGGTGCAACCGGAATCCCTGC AAGTATTTGCACGATGCATCTCTTGCTCCCAATGTTTACCATCGAGCTGCAAAGCAGTCAAGTGATACGGGTGAGGATTGCCCTGGGAAGGGCCCTGAATCTAGTCCGGTGAATTCAGCGAGTTCAACTTCTAGAGAAAGGGGTGATTCGACCACAGATAAAAACCCTCAAAAGCCCCGAGAAAAAGTATGCCATTACTGGATATCAGGCAACTGTGTGAAAGGCGATGCATGTCCTTCCTTGCATTCATGGTTTCAGGGTGTTGATTTTGCCATGTTGGCTAAGCTTAAGGGGCATAAAAAG TGTGTTTCTGGAATAGCACTTCCTCCTGGATCTACTAAGCTTTACTCTGGAAGCAAAGATGGAACAGCACGAATTTGGGACTGTCACACTGGTCAATGCGTTCAAGTGGTCAACCTTGGTGGCGAAGTTGGGTGTTTTGGTTATGAAGGTCCTTGGGTGTTTGTTGGCATGCCTAATACTGTCAAG GCATGGAATACCCATAATGGTGCTAGCTATGATATAAGTGGGGCAGTTGGACAGGTTTATGCCATGGAAGTTGGTAAAAATATGCTTTTTGCTGGAGTCCAG gatGGTGCTATCTTGGTGTGGAAAGGATGTAGTGAGGCGGATCCTTTTCAGATGGCTGCGCCTCTCACGGGTCACAATCGGGCTGTGGTATCGTTAATCGTTGGGCGCGGCCGGTTGTATTCGGGCTCCATTGACCGGACAATAAGG GTGTGGGACTTGCACACTATGGAGTGTGTTCAGGAACTTGTTGGACACACTGATGTGGTGATGTCACTTCTTTGCTGGGACCAGTACTTGATATCGGGTTCATTGGATCAGACGGTTAAGGTCTGGATTGCCACTGAAGGAGGCAGCTTGGAAGTTGCCTATACACATCATGTGGACCAT GGTATTCTTGCAATGTCAGGGATGACTGACGCAGGTGGTAAGCCAGTCCTTCTCTGTGCATGCATCGACAACACTGTACACTTGTACGAGCTCCCATC GTTCACTGAAAGGGGCAAGATATTCTCGAGACGAGAAGTTAGGACTCTTCAGACAGCTCCTGGGGGCCTATTCTTCACAGGAGACGATGCGGGGATGCTGACCGTATGGAACTGGTTGGATTTTCCAAAGAGCCAAAAAGAGCAGCTTCCTCATTCGATGGAATCATGCTAA